The following are from one region of the Dreissena polymorpha isolate Duluth1 chromosome 2, UMN_Dpol_1.0, whole genome shotgun sequence genome:
- the LOC127869054 gene encoding uncharacterized protein LOC127869054 translates to METNKSDTTVCSSHQQSFVAVCFTHKKLLCTDCLIEETHSGNCQMKSFSKQFTDNEQYFIDALKIIQKVDCSLSRVDRHVNEIRRQRQVVKGKINESMNAMIHKLNESARNSIQMVDTQADIIESTYNNFIKEVKASKSKLETNLDLATQDQYAESDFQNIVKLLDDKDHHMNVNMLECGFTVTDVKERIDELKEIGKVIFGEFEYYEAISHFEVPTSNTEKHSNLSVDTKMPKVNMGTQYKIAANTEVQRADTGTHTNVPVVTDEKRNISLSIRPDKKRSMCCSCFGSKYAMEDQTADYESPLEAANAEGYEIIHNLKINDIQEQIHKNTIIQNPSYSSEVDDNLGVYSDVTFTTLEIPNNKTTIVLYKNNDFQQKVSFKWVTDVKNGIIVYDEFEQTLVLTGTDGCVKVVHQIKEQPLALIRVSSERVTTLFVEGKACKMRCYFISDTAIKLNYANALPNEIQNQFLGAWYDILNEKYAVACNGTLYVLTAAGEIESKHVFKKRDGNWEGIRAAYDFHKRLLFVLDSRKKQLECQSIDKKEVVWEKTYDGEEFRPTNVCLTKDTLYIISGDQLIPVSCEDGTPTGDPIELEDLDENILACHFVEGKNAMILTTKSRTVGFLKLDRNQQIRVVKESADVNLTDINVTQF, encoded by the coding sequence ATGGAAACCAATAAAAGTGACACTACAGTATGCAGCTCTCATCAACAGTCTTTCGTTGCTGTGTGTTTCACACACAAAAAGCTGTTGTGTACAGACTGTCTTATCGAGGAAACCCACTCCGGAAATTGCCAAATGAAATCGTTTTCAAAACAATTTACAGATAATGAACAATATTTCATTGACGCTTTGAAAATAATCCAAAAAGTTGACTGCAGCCTTTCTAGGGTAGACCGCCACGTAAATGAAATACGAAGACAAAGGCAAGTAGTAAAGGGCAAGATCAATGAAAGTATGAATGCAATGATACATAAATTAAATGAATCTGCTCGAAACTCGATCCAGATGGTCGACACACAAGCAGATATTATAGAAAGTACGTACAATAATTTTATCAAAGAGGTTAAGGCTTCAAAGTCAAAACTTGAGACAAACTTAGATTTAGCGACACAAGATCAATATGCGGAGTCAGATTTTCAGAATATTGTCAAATTACTGGATGACAAAGATCATCATATGAATGTCAACATGTTGGAATGCGGATTTACCGTCACAGACGTCAAGGAACGTATAGATGAGTTGAAGGAAATCGGAAAAGTAATTTTTGGAGAATTTGAATATTATGAGGCAATTAGCCATTTTGAGGTGCCCACCAGTAACACAGAAAAACATAGCAACCTATCTGTAGATACAAAGATGCCAAAGGTTAACATGGGTACACAGTACAAAATTGCTGCAAATACCGAAGTGCAAAGAGCTGACACAGGCACACATACCAACGTTCCTGTCGTCACAGACGAAAAAAGAAATATATCTCTTTCGATTCGTCCAGATAAAAAGAGGTCAATGTGTTGTTCATGTTTTGGAAGCAAATATGCAATGGAAGACCAGACTGCCGATTATGAAAGTCCATTAGAAGCAGCTAATGCCGAAGGGTATGAAATAATACACAACCTAAAGATAAACGATATACAAGAACAAATACATAAgaacacaataatacaaaatcCATCATATAGTTCAGAAGTGGATGACAATTTGGGTGTTTATAGCGATGTAACATTCACAACTCTTGAAATCCCAAACAATAAAACAActattgttttgtataaaaataatgaCTTTCAACAGAAAGTGTCTTTCAAGTGGGTAACGGATGTAAAGAACGGAATCATAGTTTATGATGAATTTGAACAGACGCTTGTTCTAACGGGCACAGACGGGTGCGTTAAAGTCGTCCACCAAATCAAAGAACAGCCTCTGGCACTGATTAGGGTTTCGTCAGAACGGGTGACAACACTGTTTGTCGAAGGAAAAGCGTGCAAAATGAGGTGTTATTTTATAAGTGATACGGCAATAAAATTAAACTACGCCAATGCATTGCCAAACGAAATTCAAAATCAGTTCTTAGGTGCCTGGTATgacattttaaacgaaaaatacgcCGTGGCATGTAATGGTACACTTTATGTACTGACTGCAGCTGGAGAGATAGAATCCAAGCATGTATTTAAAAAACGTGATGGGAACTGGGAAGGCATTCGCGCAGCATACGACTTCCATAAACGTCTGCTTTTCGTATTAGACTCGCGCAAAAAGCAATTGGAATGTCAGAGCATCGACAAAAAAGAAGTGGTTTGGGAAAAAACATATGATGGCGAGGAATTTCGTCCGACGAACGTGTGCCTCACAAAAGACACACTATATATTATAAGCGGAGATCAGCTTATTCCCGTATCATGTGAGGATGGGACGCCTACGGGAGACCCAATTGAGTTAGAAGATTTGGATGAGAACATTTTGGCCTGCCATTTTGTGGAGGGCAAAAATGCTATGATTCTTACCACAAAATCTCGTACAGT